A stretch of Sinorhizobium meliloti DNA encodes these proteins:
- a CDS encoding APH(3')-II family aminoglycoside O-phosphotransferase has translation MDVRELDLPPAFRGLLSGYGFERDALGQSASTIFLLKAQSRPFLILKHEPSGPFTELTGEAARLHWLAAQDMPCPRVLGHDDHAGETWLLLEAAEGMDLASCRLPHAERIAILAEALRRLHRLDPAACPFDRRLTASIAAAKARMEAGLVDESDFDEERQGRQTRELFDELLARRPKEEQLVVTHGDACLPNFIAAGNQFSGFIDCGRLGVADIYQDLALACWSITHNLGEEWVAPFLDRYGLAAPDPEKLAFYRLLDEFF, from the coding sequence ATGGACGTGAGAGAATTGGACCTGCCACCCGCCTTCCGCGGCCTGCTTTCGGGCTACGGCTTCGAGAGGGACGCACTGGGCCAGTCGGCATCCACCATCTTTCTCCTCAAGGCCCAGAGCCGCCCTTTCCTTATCCTGAAGCATGAACCGTCAGGGCCGTTCACCGAGTTGACCGGCGAGGCGGCGCGCCTGCACTGGCTCGCAGCCCAGGATATGCCGTGCCCGAGAGTTCTCGGCCATGACGATCATGCAGGAGAGACCTGGCTGTTGCTGGAGGCGGCCGAGGGCATGGACCTTGCCTCCTGCCGGCTGCCGCACGCCGAACGCATCGCCATTCTCGCGGAAGCCCTTCGCCGGCTGCACCGGCTCGATCCGGCGGCTTGCCCGTTCGACCGACGGCTGACCGCCAGCATTGCTGCGGCAAAAGCGCGGATGGAGGCCGGCCTTGTTGACGAGAGCGATTTCGACGAGGAGCGGCAAGGCAGGCAAACGAGAGAACTCTTTGATGAGCTTCTCGCGCGCAGACCGAAAGAGGAGCAATTGGTAGTCACCCATGGCGACGCCTGCCTCCCCAACTTCATCGCAGCCGGAAATCAATTCTCCGGCTTCATCGACTGTGGCCGTCTGGGCGTCGCCGACATCTACCAGGATCTGGCACTCGCCTGCTGGAGCATCACCCACAACCTGGGAGAGGAATGGGTCGCCCCGTTTCTGGATCGGTATGGGCTGGCCGCGCCAGACCCTGAAAAGCTCGCCTTTTACCGGCTGCTGGACGAATTTTTCTGA
- a CDS encoding VOC family protein → MASYSGGPSVRQICIKLFVRHGDEERAIAFYRDVLGAELLQRHEWSGILTSADLCIGDSVFRVAGANPRRDAEPRLGGPRSPHALGTTAAILELHVDDVDRVLERAMGAGASLRNVAETLPTGDRVGALIDPFGHIWALFTATNESEALDAFGVDRNAA, encoded by the coding sequence ATGGCTAGTTATTCCGGCGGCCCGTCGGTACGGCAGATCTGCATAAAGCTCTTCGTCAGGCATGGTGACGAGGAGCGGGCGATTGCGTTCTACCGCGATGTCCTCGGCGCCGAGCTGCTGCAGAGGCACGAGTGGAGCGGCATTCTGACGAGCGCCGATCTGTGCATCGGCGACTCGGTCTTCCGGGTGGCCGGCGCCAATCCGCGCCGGGACGCCGAACCGAGGCTCGGCGGGCCGCGATCGCCGCACGCGCTCGGAACGACCGCGGCAATCCTCGAGCTGCACGTCGATGATGTGGACCGCGTGCTCGAAAGGGCGATGGGCGCCGGCGCCAGTCTGCGCAATGTCGCCGAAACGCTGCCGACCGGCGACCGGGTCGGCGCCCTCATCGACCCGTTCGGTCATATCTGGGCGCTGTTCACGGCGACGAACGAGAGCGAGGCGCTGGATGCATTCGGCGTCGACCGCAACGCGGCGTGA
- a CDS encoding Lrp/AsnC family transcriptional regulator, whose product MDDLDQALISALRQNSRMPVSTLSAMTGVSRATVAARIDRLVANGTIAAFTIRTGAEIPASGVRAVVMIEVHGKMADRVAEQLRGLPQVRALHSTNGRWDFIAELEDRDLASFDETLRRIRLIDGITVTETNILLKTSKLTGSS is encoded by the coding sequence ATGGATGATCTCGATCAGGCGCTCATCAGCGCTCTCCGGCAAAACTCCCGCATGCCCGTCTCCACGCTTTCGGCAATGACCGGCGTCTCGCGTGCGACGGTCGCTGCGCGCATCGACCGCCTCGTCGCGAACGGGACGATTGCCGCTTTCACCATCCGCACCGGCGCGGAAATCCCCGCCTCCGGCGTCAGGGCCGTGGTGATGATCGAGGTTCACGGAAAGATGGCGGACCGCGTCGCCGAGCAATTGCGCGGGCTGCCGCAGGTGCGGGCGCTGCACAGCACGAACGGAAGGTGGGACTTCATTGCCGAACTCGAGGACCGGGACCTTGCGAGCTTCGACGAGACCTTGCGGCGCATCCGTTTGATCGATGGTATCACCGTGACCGAAACGAACATTCTGCTGAAGACCAGCAAGTTGACCGGGTCCTCGTGA